In Syntrophomonas wolfei subsp. wolfei str. Goettingen G311, a single window of DNA contains:
- a CDS encoding transposase, whose product MNIRQNCIFSFEDALKIQPKSRLEKIINTLDLKPVLCKLDKPGEIRVGPKPYPAYAMLNALIAMRLENMGTFTQLVERLTYDPHLRYVCGFEPFGTAPSKSCFSRFYSKLAQSGCLETLFTSLVKQAEEMGLLDLSSVAIDATKVEAYEKSVPRKNIIQDGNAADWGIKSDTNGNPIKWFGYKLHIGTDVRSGLPIAMKVTPANCSDSSVALELVEKCCANTQSKIVYFLMDAGYDHREIYSVIRDKYHAQAIIALNKRGAKQPPEGFDWDGTPICSARYRMVYWGSYQGVNKFRCPHIMGKCDCPFGSAWCSDSNYGMVVKTKVKDDPRLFSSPHRGSANWQKQYNLRTYSERCFSRFKENLGLEDGLNVRKITKVETHAYLCAITMIAAVIAINQDSSTRSSAA is encoded by the coding sequence ATGAATATTCGACAGAACTGTATTTTCTCCTTTGAAGACGCATTAAAAATACAACCGAAATCAAGGCTTGAGAAAATAATTAACACCCTTGATCTAAAACCAGTTCTTTGCAAATTAGATAAACCTGGCGAGATAAGAGTTGGACCAAAACCATACCCAGCCTATGCGATGTTAAATGCCCTGATAGCTATGAGACTAGAGAACATGGGTACCTTTACTCAACTGGTTGAACGACTTACTTATGATCCTCATCTACGGTATGTTTGCGGTTTTGAACCATTTGGTACCGCGCCTAGCAAATCATGTTTTAGCCGGTTTTATTCAAAACTTGCTCAGAGCGGTTGTTTAGAAACATTGTTTACTTCCCTGGTTAAACAAGCAGAGGAAATGGGCCTTCTTGATCTTAGTTCAGTAGCAATTGACGCTACCAAGGTAGAAGCTTATGAAAAGTCCGTTCCCCGCAAGAATATCATCCAGGATGGTAATGCCGCTGATTGGGGTATTAAGAGTGATACCAACGGCAACCCTATCAAGTGGTTTGGCTACAAGCTCCATATTGGCACCGATGTAAGGTCCGGGCTTCCCATAGCAATGAAGGTAACGCCGGCCAATTGTTCTGATTCCAGTGTAGCTTTGGAGTTGGTTGAGAAATGTTGTGCCAATACTCAGTCCAAAATAGTTTACTTCCTGATGGATGCTGGCTATGACCACCGTGAAATATATTCTGTAATCAGAGATAAATACCACGCCCAAGCTATCATTGCCCTGAATAAGCGGGGTGCTAAACAACCTCCAGAAGGTTTTGATTGGGATGGAACTCCCATCTGTTCTGCTAGGTATCGGATGGTGTACTGGGGTTCCTATCAGGGAGTAAACAAGTTTAGATGTCCTCATATTATGGGTAAATGCGACTGTCCTTTTGGCTCCGCCTGGTGTTCTGATAGCAACTATGGAATGGTGGTAAAAACTAAAGTTAAAGACGATCCCAGGTTATTTTCAAGTCCCCACCGGGGCTCTGCTAACTGGCAGAAGCAATATAATTTGAGAACCTACTCAGAACGCTGTTTCAGCCGTTTTAAGGAAAACTTGGGTTTAGAAGACGGGCTAAACGTTAGAAAAATAACTAAGGTTGAAACCCACGCTTATCTCTGCGCTATAACTATGATTGCAGCTGTAATAGCAATAAACCAAGACAGCAGTACTAGATCATCAGCAGCATAA
- a CDS encoding Ig-like domain-containing protein — MGRVMFSTRLKEIKLVFDKNVVNDLVWSNNRKQIRMFKGSERIAIRVRRIPDTLDFSKRRNIYVRPVNALAPNTKYTIVLLADLTSKAGEKLGKSVVISFTTGKKAAVTPTVVVQE; from the coding sequence ATGGGGCGCGTAATGTTTTCTACCCGCCTTAAAGAAATTAAACTGGTTTTTGATAAGAATGTAGTGAACGACCTGGTTTGGAGTAATAATCGCAAACAAATAAGAATGTTTAAAGGAAGTGAAAGAATTGCTATTAGGGTAAGGAGGATTCCCGATACCCTGGATTTTAGCAAGCGCCGGAATATCTATGTCAGACCGGTTAACGCTCTGGCACCCAATACCAAATACACTATAGTATTACTAGCTGATCTTACCTCCAAAGCCGGAGAAAAACTGGGTAAATCTGTGGTAATTTCCTTTACCACCGGGAAAAAAGCGGCGGTTACACCAACAGTGGTAGTGCAGGAATAA
- a CDS encoding type II toxin-antitoxin system prevent-host-death family antitoxin → MKVNSTELQNNFGKYLMLAAREEIIITRNGTEIAKLSALSHVPAENDTESATIREEAEAYRYGGRKASYEEFLELSQNSEERYEYIDGEIYLLASPKTTHQRALVELFGLFYNWFQGKKCTPMVAPYDITLRRNPENINVVQPDIMVICDLEENLNENDYYMGVPSLVVEILSVGTRSKDLIKKLDLYMYCGVREYWIVNPLNKELSVYLFEDQNIIDNITYRKSETVQSFIFPGLSAELDQILK, encoded by the coding sequence GTGAAAGTCAATTCAACGGAACTACAGAATAACTTCGGAAAATACCTGATGCTGGCGGCCCGGGAAGAGATCATCATTACCCGCAACGGTACGGAAATAGCAAAATTATCGGCCTTAAGCCATGTGCCGGCAGAGAACGATACGGAATCTGCTACCATAAGAGAAGAGGCCGAAGCATACCGCTATGGCGGGAGAAAGGCTTCCTACGAGGAGTTTTTGGAACTGAGTCAGAATTCCGAAGAAAGATACGAATACATCGACGGTGAAATCTACCTGCTGGCCTCGCCTAAAACCACGCATCAGAGGGCTTTGGTCGAACTCTTTGGTCTTTTTTACAACTGGTTTCAGGGGAAAAAGTGCACCCCTATGGTCGCCCCTTATGACATCACCCTTCGGCGAAACCCGGAAAATATCAATGTTGTCCAGCCCGATATCATGGTAATCTGCGACCTGGAGGAAAACCTGAATGAAAACGACTATTACATGGGGGTTCCTTCCCTGGTGGTGGAAATATTGTCGGTCGGAACCCGCAGCAAGGATTTGATAAAAAAGCTCGACCTTTACATGTACTGCGGGGTGAGGGAGTACTGGATCGTAAACCCGTTAAACAAAGAGCTAAGCGTTTATCTATTCGAAGACCAAAATATCATTGACAACATCACCTACCGGAAATCCGAAACCGTGCAATCATTTATATTCCCAGGATTATCAGCCGAGCTCGACCAAATCCTGAAATAA
- a CDS encoding YbjQ family protein, with translation MIMTTTPNIEGQRIIEYLGLVNGEAIMGANVVRDIFASITDIVGGRSGAYESKLGDARRIAIGEMQEQARRLGANAVVGIDIDYEVIRDGMLMVAASGTAVKTA, from the coding sequence ATGATTATGACCACAACCCCGAACATCGAAGGGCAAAGGATAATTGAATACCTGGGCCTGGTAAATGGAGAAGCGATCATGGGAGCCAATGTAGTCCGGGACATCTTTGCCAGTATTACAGATATTGTTGGAGGACGCTCCGGAGCTTATGAGAGCAAGCTGGGCGATGCGCGCCGCATTGCCATAGGGGAGATGCAGGAACAGGCACGCCGCCTGGGGGCCAATGCGGTGGTTGGAATTGACATTGATTACGAGGTTATTCGCGATGGGATGTTGATGGTGGCCGCCAGTGGAACCGCAGTAAAGACGGCTTAA
- a CDS encoding ABC transporter permease: MNIGELILVAIESIKSNKLRSFLTTLGIVIGIAAVIAVVGIGQGGRAMLMQEMEKFGTNMFGIWVNYRDGESFRLDDLQINDITVIKENVPQVKYLAPASYGQMQLRGSKGHKSVQVIGTTADYAQVRNLETVWGRFIRDDDAAVGRRVIVLDERTALKLFGPGNPVGKKVMLMSNSAVVVGVIKSDSSMLGFNSQQIAYLPWSFLSRLNGWEVIHELQGSASSKEEVEAAMNLSKKILERRHHAPNHYYAYSLEQEMESANKVTGIMTLVIGCIAGISLLVGGIGVMNIMLVSVTERTREIGIRMALGARRKDILVQFIIESIVLCLLGGFIGIILGYGGALLVARLAKWPPLVSGWTVLLAVGFSVAVGLFFGIYPANKASKMDPIEALRRD, from the coding sequence ATGAATATCGGGGAACTGATTCTGGTCGCCATTGAGAGTATAAAAAGCAATAAACTAAGATCCTTTCTTACCACCCTGGGAATTGTTATCGGCATTGCCGCGGTAATTGCCGTGGTGGGCATCGGGCAGGGCGGCCGGGCCATGTTGATGCAGGAAATGGAGAAATTCGGCACCAATATGTTCGGCATCTGGGTAAATTACCGGGATGGTGAAAGCTTCCGCCTGGACGACCTGCAGATTAATGATATAACAGTTATCAAGGAAAATGTCCCCCAGGTGAAATACCTGGCTCCGGCAAGCTATGGCCAGATGCAGTTAAGGGGCAGCAAGGGCCATAAATCCGTACAGGTGATAGGCACCACTGCCGACTATGCCCAGGTTAGAAACCTGGAAACCGTCTGGGGCAGGTTCATCCGTGATGATGATGCGGCAGTAGGCAGAAGGGTTATTGTGCTTGATGAAAGAACCGCCTTAAAGCTTTTTGGGCCTGGCAACCCGGTGGGTAAAAAGGTAATGCTCATGAGCAATTCGGCAGTAGTAGTGGGGGTAATAAAAAGCGACAGTTCCATGCTGGGCTTTAATTCCCAGCAAATAGCCTATCTGCCCTGGTCATTTTTAAGCCGGCTTAACGGCTGGGAAGTAATCCATGAATTGCAGGGCAGCGCCAGCAGCAAAGAAGAGGTCGAAGCAGCCATGAACCTGAGCAAGAAGATCCTGGAAAGAAGGCATCATGCCCCCAATCATTACTATGCCTACAGTCTGGAACAGGAGATGGAGTCGGCTAACAAAGTTACGGGGATTATGACCCTTGTTATCGGCTGTATAGCAGGCATATCCTTGCTGGTGGGGGGAATCGGGGTAATGAACATAATGCTGGTATCAGTAACCGAGCGCACCCGCGAAATAGGCATTAGAATGGCCCTGGGCGCCCGCCGCAAGGACATCCTGGTGCAATTTATCATTGAATCAATTGTCCTCTGCCTCCTGGGGGGGTTCATTGGCATAATTCTGGGATATGGCGGGGCTTTGCTGGTAGCCCGGCTGGCCAAGTGGCCGCCGCTGGTTTCCGGATGGACGGTATTGCTGGCCGTGGGGTTTTCCGTAGCGGTCGGCCTGTTCTTCGGCATTTACCCGGCCAATAAAGCCTCCAAAATGGACCCCATCGAAGCCCTGAGGAGAGATTAA
- the murA gene encoding UDP-N-acetylglucosamine 1-carboxyvinyltransferase has product MKDCLIIEGGHPLNGRVRVSGAKNAGLVLLVASTLADGETILDNMPRIRDVEVMVQILNELGVNARWNEDGSLSICPPPAGSMKVKTSYELSKKLRASNLLLGALLGREREAVISLPGGCDIGSRPMDLHIKGIQALGAEVDIEHGFIYARSKTPSGARVYLDFPSVGATENIMMMASRTPGQSVIENAAKEPEIVDLANFLNSMGARIRGAGTDLIKVEGVPELKACRYAIIPDRIEAGTYMVGAAISGGDVQVENVIPTHLHPIVAKLQETGAIVEETDQGVRVRAGRQVLPVDIKTLPYPGFPTDMQSQMMALLSLAEGSSVIVENVFENRFQIVDELKRMGASIQVEGHTAVVRGVKTLFGARVKATDLRAGAGLILGALAARGETTIENAIHIFRGYENIEEKLIQLGARVKTK; this is encoded by the coding sequence TTGAAAGACTGTTTAATTATTGAGGGAGGGCATCCCTTGAATGGCCGGGTACGGGTAAGTGGAGCTAAAAATGCCGGGCTGGTATTACTGGTGGCCAGTACCCTGGCCGATGGAGAAACCATACTGGATAACATGCCTCGGATAAGGGATGTTGAAGTGATGGTGCAGATTCTCAACGAGCTTGGGGTTAATGCTCGTTGGAATGAAGATGGAAGTTTATCCATCTGCCCGCCGCCAGCGGGTAGCATGAAGGTAAAAACCTCTTACGAATTGTCGAAAAAATTAAGAGCTTCCAACTTGCTGTTGGGTGCACTACTGGGTCGGGAAAGGGAAGCAGTCATCTCCTTGCCGGGAGGCTGCGATATCGGTTCGCGCCCTATGGATTTGCATATAAAAGGGATTCAAGCCCTGGGAGCAGAAGTGGATATAGAACACGGTTTTATTTATGCCCGCAGCAAAACGCCATCAGGAGCTCGAGTTTACCTGGATTTTCCCAGCGTAGGGGCCACCGAAAACATAATGATGATGGCCTCCCGAACGCCAGGGCAGAGCGTGATCGAGAATGCGGCCAAAGAGCCGGAAATCGTGGACTTGGCTAACTTCCTCAATTCCATGGGGGCTCGGATTCGGGGAGCCGGAACCGATCTGATAAAAGTTGAAGGAGTACCGGAACTCAAGGCTTGCCGTTATGCCATTATTCCCGACCGGATTGAAGCCGGGACTTATATGGTGGGGGCAGCTATTTCCGGGGGAGATGTGCAAGTGGAAAATGTAATTCCTACCCATCTTCATCCTATAGTGGCCAAGCTGCAAGAAACCGGAGCTATTGTAGAAGAGACTGATCAGGGCGTACGGGTAAGAGCAGGCAGGCAGGTCCTGCCAGTAGACATTAAAACCTTACCCTATCCGGGATTCCCTACCGACATGCAGTCCCAGATGATGGCCTTGCTGTCTCTGGCGGAGGGCTCCAGCGTTATAGTGGAAAATGTTTTCGAGAACCGTTTTCAAATTGTGGACGAATTAAAGCGTATGGGAGCAAGTATTCAGGTAGAAGGACATACCGCCGTAGTAAGAGGGGTAAAGACCCTTTTTGGGGCTCGGGTCAAAGCTACTGACCTGCGGGCGGGAGCTGGCCTTATCCTGGGAGCGCTGGCGGCTCGGGGAGAAACCACCATCGAAAATGCCATCCATATTTTTCGGGGTTATGAGAATATTGAAGAAAAGCTCATCCAACTGGGGGCCCGGGTAAAAACAAAATAG
- a CDS encoding CD1871A family CXXC motif-containing protein — MSHRKVTQSLIFAGLVALIYGLWRGEAGQVFLKGARICLECIGL, encoded by the coding sequence TTGAGCCATAGAAAAGTGACCCAATCACTAATCTTCGCCGGTCTTGTGGCTCTGATTTACGGGCTCTGGCGCGGCGAAGCGGGACAGGTTTTCCTTAAAGGGGCCCGCATCTGCCTGGAATGTATCGGCCTGTAA
- a CDS encoding 4Fe-4S binding protein, which produces MDTRRLVQWVSAIISNAYLKGFASLSIYQGVGKRVCVPVLNCYSCPGALGSCPVGSMQSLLGGYKQQFSFYVAGLLTVVGAASGRLACGWLCPFGLVQELLARISRRKLHLPALAKKLKYLVLLLTIVLPVLWVNQAGLGSPYFCKFLCPAGTLEAGLPLGLGRPELRALLGSLFAWKAAVLFLILFLSIIYFRPFCRSLCPLGAYYALFNRVSWWRLEIKPEDCIDCGCCSQVCPVEINVREDLNSPECIRCLRCRDNCPGQAISFGNGRKEWSASFDRR; this is translated from the coding sequence ATGGATACCCGCCGTCTGGTGCAATGGGTCTCCGCTATTATCTCCAATGCTTATTTAAAGGGATTTGCCAGCTTGAGTATATATCAGGGAGTGGGCAAAAGAGTCTGTGTGCCGGTATTAAATTGCTATTCCTGTCCCGGTGCCCTGGGCTCTTGCCCGGTGGGGTCCATGCAATCTCTCCTGGGGGGGTATAAGCAGCAATTCTCCTTTTATGTAGCGGGGTTATTGACCGTGGTTGGTGCAGCCAGCGGGCGCCTGGCCTGTGGCTGGCTTTGTCCTTTTGGCCTGGTTCAGGAGCTACTGGCCCGGATTTCCCGGCGCAAACTGCATTTGCCAGCCTTGGCAAAGAAATTAAAATACCTGGTATTACTATTAACCATAGTGCTTCCGGTTCTGTGGGTCAATCAAGCCGGGCTGGGGAGTCCTTATTTCTGCAAGTTTCTCTGTCCGGCTGGAACATTGGAGGCTGGGCTTCCTCTGGGTTTGGGGCGGCCGGAATTGCGGGCTCTCCTGGGGAGTCTTTTCGCCTGGAAAGCGGCGGTTTTATTTTTGATTTTGTTTCTGTCTATTATATATTTTCGCCCCTTTTGCCGTAGTCTTTGCCCGCTGGGGGCTTATTATGCTTTGTTTAACCGGGTTAGCTGGTGGCGCCTGGAAATTAAACCGGAAGACTGTATTGATTGCGGTTGCTGCAGTCAGGTTTGCCCGGTAGAGATAAATGTACGAGAAGACCTGAACAGCCCGGAGTGCATCCGTTGCCTGCGCTGCAGAGACAACTGCCCAGGTCAGGCTATAAGTTTTGGCAATGGGAGAAAAGAATGGTCAGCAAGCTTTGACCGCCGGTAA
- a CDS encoding peroxiredoxin family protein — MDEVLQLQPLIKEWSQKDDFQMVLVSSDAAEHMQAFLEENPLEAVSVLMDPGGEAGRIYRVQFLPTSFLLNEEGQIEQSLVGWDSKKGWARLEEWLKS; from the coding sequence GTGGACGAAGTGTTGCAGTTGCAGCCATTAATCAAGGAGTGGAGCCAAAAAGACGACTTCCAGATGGTCCTGGTTAGTTCTGATGCAGCTGAGCATATGCAGGCTTTTCTGGAGGAGAACCCGCTGGAGGCAGTTAGCGTGTTAATGGACCCAGGGGGTGAAGCGGGCAGAATCTACCGGGTCCAGTTCCTGCCCACCAGCTTTTTGCTTAACGAAGAGGGGCAAATCGAGCAGTCCCTGGTAGGCTGGGACAGCAAAAAGGGTTGGGCCAGGCTGGAAGAATGGTTGAAAAGTTGA
- the ltrA gene encoding group II intron reverse transcriptase/maturase: protein METGLVRIAEIARQNPKERFTALIHHINHETLKECHLEISGSKASGVDQVTKQAYEENLEANIADLIGRMKRQAYKPQPVRRVYIPKEGSNKRRPLGIPSYEDKLVQKGLARILNTIYEQDFLDCSFGFRPGRGCHDALKVLNHIIERKKVNYIVDADIRGFFDHVDHEWMMKFLELRIADPNLLRLIKRFLKAGVMEAGIVYDTPKGTPQGGIVSPILANIYLHYVLDLWFEKVVKKRCQGEAYLVRYADDFVCCFQNKSDAEWFYANLRERLNKFNLEVAEEKTRIIAFGRFADKESKKQGRKKPDTFDFLGFTHYCSKSKKGWFRVKRKTSQKKYRSSLLKCKTWLRKHLISPTDYVIEMLQIKLQGYYRYYGITDNSTALRNFCDKVRRMLFKWFNRRSQRKSMNWDKYVRFLNKHPLPKGRIYVDIYDVRPELLSYLK from the coding sequence ATGGAAACAGGACTTGTAAGGATAGCAGAGATAGCTAGACAGAACCCGAAAGAACGATTCACAGCCTTGATACATCATATCAATCATGAAACACTGAAAGAGTGTCATCTAGAGATCAGTGGATCAAAGGCAAGTGGAGTAGATCAGGTGACAAAACAAGCGTACGAGGAAAATCTTGAAGCCAACATAGCAGACCTGATCGGAAGAATGAAGCGGCAGGCGTATAAACCCCAGCCAGTGCGAAGGGTATATATCCCTAAAGAAGGCAGCAACAAAAGGCGGCCCCTGGGAATACCTAGTTATGAGGATAAACTAGTGCAGAAAGGACTTGCAAGGATACTCAATACAATCTATGAGCAAGATTTTCTGGACTGTTCCTTTGGATTCAGACCTGGCAGAGGCTGTCACGATGCATTAAAGGTACTAAATCACATCATTGAGAGAAAGAAAGTAAACTATATAGTCGATGCAGACATCCGCGGCTTCTTCGATCACGTCGATCATGAATGGATGATGAAATTCTTAGAATTGCGCATAGCTGACCCTAATTTACTGCGCCTGATTAAAAGGTTTCTTAAAGCAGGGGTAATGGAAGCAGGAATCGTGTACGACACACCTAAAGGAACACCACAGGGTGGTATAGTATCACCAATACTTGCGAATATATATTTACATTATGTGCTGGATCTATGGTTTGAAAAGGTAGTAAAGAAAAGGTGTCAAGGTGAAGCATACTTGGTAAGATATGCCGATGATTTTGTGTGCTGTTTTCAGAACAAAAGCGATGCGGAATGGTTCTATGCGAACCTGCGGGAAAGACTGAACAAGTTCAATCTGGAAGTAGCAGAGGAGAAAACCCGTATTATAGCTTTTGGGCGCTTTGCAGATAAAGAGAGTAAAAAGCAAGGAAGGAAGAAACCAGATACATTTGATTTCCTGGGGTTTACTCACTACTGCAGTAAAAGCAAGAAAGGCTGGTTTCGGGTAAAACGGAAAACAAGCCAAAAGAAATATCGAAGCAGTCTGCTTAAATGCAAAACATGGCTTAGGAAGCACCTAATTTCACCCACGGATTATGTAATAGAGATGTTACAAATTAAACTGCAGGGATACTACAGATATTACGGAATAACAGATAACTCCACGGCATTAAGAAACTTTTGTGACAAAGTACGAAGAATGTTATTCAAATGGTTCAACCGCCGTAGCCAGCGCAAAAGCATGAACTGGGATAAATATGTACGCTTTCTTAATAAACACCCGTTACCAAAGGGAAGAATTTATGTAGATATATATGACGTAAGGCCCGAGCTGCTGAGTTATCTAAAGTGA
- a CDS encoding 23S rRNA (pseudouridine(1915)-N(3))-methyltransferase RlmH — MKYRIISVGRIRESFYLEGVREYLKRLGPYTSIELIDGLEEKIGPRAGEKEIQAILQKEAEKIRRWLDKDEILVVLDLEGQVRSSEEMARQLEKWNASGKSRVTFLLGAAHGLANEIKQQAQETISLSRLTFPHQMAVLILAEQIYRGFKILKGEPYHR; from the coding sequence TTGAAATACCGCATTATTTCCGTGGGAAGGATTCGTGAATCCTTTTATTTGGAGGGAGTTAGAGAATACTTGAAAAGGCTGGGACCTTACACCAGCATTGAGCTTATCGATGGGTTGGAAGAAAAGATAGGCCCCCGGGCCGGAGAAAAAGAGATTCAAGCCATCCTGCAAAAAGAGGCAGAAAAAATCAGAAGATGGCTCGATAAAGATGAAATCCTGGTGGTGCTGGACCTGGAAGGACAAGTTCGTAGTTCGGAAGAAATGGCCCGGCAACTGGAGAAATGGAATGCTTCCGGGAAAAGTCGGGTCACTTTCCTGCTGGGTGCTGCCCACGGCCTGGCCAACGAAATAAAGCAACAAGCCCAGGAAACCATCTCTCTTTCCCGCCTGACCTTTCCTCATCAAATGGCAGTGCTAATCCTCGCTGAGCAAATCTACCGGGGCTTCAAGATTTTAAAGGGTGAACCGTATCACAGATAG
- a CDS encoding glutamine--tRNA ligase/YqeY domain fusion protein has translation MEDKSNIKENKEKTPAAENISALPVNFIQNIISEDLKAGKNGGRVHTRFPPEPNGYLHIGHAKSICLNFGLAAANGGITNLRFDDTNPSKEELEYVESIQEDVRWLGFDWEDRLFYASDYFEDLYQYAIGLIKAGKAYVCDLSAQEIRDYRGTLTEAGKESPYRNRSLEENLELFARMRAGEFADGSRVLRARIDMASPNLNMRDPVLYRILRATHHRSGDDWCIYPMYDYAHPLSDAFENITHSVCTLEFADHRPLYDWVLDALPLEAYPRKVEGRPQQIEFARLNLSYTVMSKRKLRELVEDGYVEGWDDPRMPTISGLRRRGYTAEAIRDFCERIGVAKRNSMVDIALLEHCIREDLNVRAPRIMAVLRPLRVIIDNYPAEQVEWLETENNQENPAMGSRKIPFSREIYIEQEDFMEDPPKKFFRLRPGGEIRLKSAYIIKCEEVIKDEKTGEIVELHCSYDPDSRSGGPNSGRKVKGTSHWVSAAHAVPAEVRLYEQLFEHENPDEIEGDYKEQFNPNSLVKLPACMLEPSIREAAPGSRFQFLRQGYFYIDPVDSKEGRLFINRIVSLRDSWAKAQKKHRGGHS, from the coding sequence ATGGAAGATAAAAGCAATATCAAGGAAAATAAGGAGAAGACTCCGGCGGCGGAAAATATTTCCGCCCTGCCGGTTAATTTTATCCAAAATATCATCAGCGAAGACTTGAAGGCGGGCAAGAATGGGGGCCGGGTACATACACGCTTTCCTCCCGAGCCCAACGGCTACCTCCATATCGGACATGCCAAGTCCATTTGCCTGAATTTCGGTCTGGCAGCGGCCAATGGAGGCATTACCAACCTGCGCTTTGATGATACCAACCCCAGCAAGGAAGAGCTGGAATATGTGGAATCCATACAAGAAGATGTCCGCTGGCTGGGGTTTGATTGGGAGGACCGCCTTTTCTACGCTTCCGATTACTTTGAAGACCTTTACCAGTATGCAATCGGCCTGATAAAAGCCGGCAAGGCTTATGTCTGTGATTTGAGTGCCCAGGAAATCAGAGACTACCGGGGTACGCTGACGGAAGCGGGCAAAGAAAGCCCTTACCGCAATCGTTCGCTGGAAGAAAACCTGGAGCTTTTTGCCCGTATGCGGGCGGGCGAATTCGCGGATGGTTCCCGCGTGCTTCGTGCCCGTATAGATATGGCTTCGCCCAACTTGAATATGCGCGACCCGGTACTCTACCGGATTTTGCGCGCCACCCATCATCGCAGCGGGGACGACTGGTGCATCTATCCCATGTATGATTACGCCCATCCCCTCTCCGATGCTTTTGAAAACATAACCCATTCGGTATGTACGCTGGAATTTGCCGACCATCGGCCTCTATATGACTGGGTCTTGGATGCGCTACCCTTGGAAGCATACCCGCGGAAAGTCGAGGGGCGTCCGCAGCAAATTGAATTTGCCCGTCTTAACTTGAGCTACACGGTTATGAGTAAGCGCAAGCTGCGGGAACTGGTGGAAGACGGCTATGTTGAGGGTTGGGACGACCCGCGTATGCCGACTATTTCCGGGTTACGGCGGCGGGGCTACACGGCGGAAGCTATACGCGATTTCTGCGAACGCATCGGTGTAGCCAAAAGAAACAGCATGGTGGATATCGCTCTTCTGGAACATTGCATCCGGGAGGATCTAAATGTCCGGGCACCCCGGATAATGGCCGTGCTCCGGCCATTACGGGTGATAATTGACAACTATCCCGCGGAACAGGTGGAGTGGCTAGAAACGGAGAATAACCAGGAGAACCCGGCTATGGGCAGCCGTAAAATACCCTTTTCCCGGGAAATATATATCGAGCAGGAAGACTTTATGGAAGACCCGCCGAAGAAATTCTTCCGCCTGCGGCCAGGTGGGGAGATTCGGCTGAAAAGTGCCTATATTATTAAGTGTGAAGAAGTGATAAAGGACGAAAAAACGGGGGAAATAGTCGAGCTGCACTGTAGTTATGACCCGGATTCCCGCAGCGGCGGCCCCAATAGCGGACGCAAGGTGAAAGGGACCTCGCACTGGGTATCTGCTGCTCATGCCGTGCCGGCTGAAGTCCGGCTTTACGAGCAGCTCTTTGAGCATGAAAATCCGGATGAAATAGAAGGGGATTATAAGGAACAATTTAATCCTAATTCACTAGTAAAATTGCCTGCTTGTATGCTGGAGCCCAGTATCAGGGAGGCGGCTCCGGGAAGCCGCTTCCAGTTCCTGCGCCAGGGTTATTTCTATATTGACCCCGTTGATTCCAAGGAGGGACGATTGTTTATAAACCGCATTGTTTCCCTGCGCGACTCCTGGGCCAAAGCGCAAAAAAAGCATAGAGGCGGGCACAGTTAG